A window of Gouania willdenowi unplaced genomic scaffold, fGouWil2.1 scaffold_51_arrow_ctg1, whole genome shotgun sequence contains these coding sequences:
- the ccdc171 gene encoding coiled-coil domain-containing protein 171 isoform X2 has protein sequence MEAEPRGKGVGSEHKKADEGGAWVKLRMRINELEKDKLLLTSNHNQEVCALRAELAALRACAERLEAQRAELCYQLTVAAAEKHSLSERADKDQHALQQEVKERERVVQRLRRRLKEQQEELQENQRREREEERMRKEREERKSREEEELMKTLQSTLEAERTAHLQCQVRGRSLEAALQEAELCGQRLRSGSTEREEELRVERERRSLTEHALQRLQSQLLCCQSELSVAMETERKTTSDLTEQLEEERRRHAHTLTQLQQMIPDAAAKPHGKQSPDVLQRLRSILSSAHFRQEAAQQQILKLQQQNSEHDRQRHEAELRLKEEAAKLRQATAEKQRLEDERERESEQWASERARERAEWASERERERTEWVTKMERERAQWATERERYEKEKERERAEWASERTAMEAESQRVTEESTVHLSFLYSLYQHLLSGCVTHRHYIRRRHIDCGTRLEEAVVHEHPHCIMGNFTWEELCDVITEQVDQLTSDLSTAKEKVSRLLRVCEQRSVCVERLEHSHKCVVSQLKLSRSQCDSLTSDLSESRGEAASFLAACALLAGALRHAHRRLLRLCHMKTLLWWRLQEGVELEQEVRRLADALGGGLPEPGRAVARTRWRRSLWAVLAVTRWQLLVKNNHVVFWFDGVGGAMGVCGFRQEAEPDTGDLQLGSAHLRSTVLSSMCDLQGTLNQTGSAHIIPAGRSALSRLLDHVLDQSELSALSRRVTSQINIKAVASVLQQHFLLFSQRLHSSEVERRSLRLELSNQSRGAEKEKRSLRIVGKHLVELQWNRKQLKKKLKEAHRRSDHIIRWMKAAEMSCNLVTESLSQSQHPLRAVPLLMLSRTESMLGAPELEACQRFLSAVSQLCHVSCSRIGRLEQEVPKFTETFPLINVKTTTVSPCDQSKLRPFQINPTPSVT, from the exons ATGGAGGCGGAGCCTAGAGGGAAAGGGGTGGGGTCAGAGCATAAGAAGGCGGATGAAGGCGGGGCCTGGGTGAAGCTGAGGATGAGGATCAACGAGCTGGAGAAGGACAAACTGCTGCTGACGTCCAATCACAACCAAGAG gtgtGTGCGCTGCGTGCTGAGCTGGCTGCTCTGCGTGCGTGTGCAGAGCGTCTAGAGGCCCAGAGGGCGGAACTTTGTTACCAGCTGACCGTCGCCGCCGCAGAGAAACACTCGCTCTCAG aGCGAGCGGACAAGGACCAGCATGCTTTGCAGCAGGAGGTGAAGGAGCGTGAGAGAGTGGTTCAGAGACTACGACGACGTCTCAAG gagcagcaggaggagctacaggagaaccagaggagagagagagaagaagagaggatgaggaaggagagagaggagaggaagagcagagaggaagaggag CTGATGAAGACCTTACAGTCCACTCTGGAGGCGGAGCGAACGGCTCACCTGCAGTGCCAG gtgagggggcggagcctggagGCAGCCCTGCAAGAGGCGGAGCTCTGCGGGCAGCGTCTGAGGAGCGgcagcacagagagagaggaggagctcagagtagagcggGAGAGGAGGAGCCTCACTGAACACGCCCTGCAGAG GCTGCAGTCACAACTCCTCTGTTGTCAGTCTGAGCTGAGCGTCGCCATGGAAACGGAGAGAAAGACAACCTCTGACCTCACAGAGCAgttggaggaggagaggagacgtcacgcacacacactcacacagctgCAGCAGATGATCCCAGACGCTGCTGCAAAGCCTCATGGGAAACAGAGTCCAGACGTGCTGCAGCGACTGAGGTCCATTCTAAGCTCCGCCCACTTCAGACAGGAAGCAGCCCAACAACAGATCCTGAAGCTGCAGCAGCAAAACTCAGAGCACGACCGCCAGCGACAT gaggcggagctaagGCTGAAGGAGGAGGCGGCAAAACTGAGACAGGCCACAGCGGAGAAACAAAGACTGGAGGacgagcgagagagagagagcgagcagTGGGCGAGCGAGAGAGCGAGAGAAAGAGCTGAGTGggcgagcgagagagagagagagagaacagagtGGGTGACCaaaatggagagagagagagcgcagTGGGCGACCGAGAGAGAGAGGTATGAAAaagagaaggagagagagagagcagagtGGGCGAGCGAGAGAACTGCAATGGAGGCGGAGTCACAGCGAGTCACTGAGGAGTCAACA GTGCACCTGTCCTTCCTCTACTCTCTCTACCAGCATCTGCTCTCAGGCTGTGTcacacatagacattatatacgtagacgTCACATTGACTGTGGAACAAGGCTGGAGGAGGCAGTGGTGCACGAACAT CCCCATTGCATCATGGGTAACTTCACATGGGAGGAGCtctgtgatgtcatcactgAACAGGTGGATcagctgacctctgacctcagcACAGCCAAggaaaag GTCAGTCGCCTCCTGCGTGTGTGTGAAcagagaagtgtgtgtgttgaaCGTCTGGAGCACAGCcacaagtgtgtagtgagtCAGCtgaag ctGAGTCGTTCCCAGTGTGACTCGCTGACCTCTGACCTATCAGAGAGCAGGGGGGAGGCGGCCTCGTTCCTGGCAGCCTGCGCCCTATTGGCTGGAGCTCTAAGACACGCCCACCGCCGCCTTCTGCGTCTCTGTCACATGAAAACTCTGCTGTGGTGGCGACTGCAGGAAGGGGTGGAGCTAGAGCAGGAAGTACGGAGGCTGGCCGACGCCCTTGGAGGTGGGTTGCCAGAGCCTGGACGAGCAGTGGCGAGAACACGTTGGAGGCGGAGCCTGTGGGCGGTGCTAGCAGTTACACGCTGGCAATTATTGGTTAAAAACAACCACGTCGTGTTCTGGTTTGATGGAGTGGGCGGAGCTATGggtgtgtgtggcttcaggcaGGAGGCGGAGCCTGACACAG GTGATTTACAgcttggctccgcccaccttcGCTCCACTGTGCTGTCGTCCATGTGTGACCTGCAGGGGACCTTAAACCAGAcag GCTCCGCCCACATTATCCCAGCTGGCCGCTCTGCCTTATCTCGCCTCCTTGATCACGTCCTGGACCAATCAGAGCTCAGTGCTCTGAGCAGGCGTGTGACCTCTCAGATAAACATAAAG GCTGTGGCGTCTGTCCTGCAGCAGCACTTCCTGCTCTTCAGCCAGCGGCTGCACTCCTCTGAGGTGGAGAGGCGGAGCCTACGGCTGGAGTTATCCAATCAGAGCAGAGGAGCTGAGAAGgagaag cgCTCCCTGAGGATTGTGGGTAAACACCTGGTGGAGCTTCAGTGGAACAGGAAGCAGCTGAAGAAGAAACTGAAGGAAGCTCACAG ACGCAGTGATCACATAATCAGGTGGATGAAGGCTGCAGAGATGAGCTGTAAcctg gtCACAGAGAgcctcagccaatcacagcacccCCTGAGGGCAGTGCCCCTCCTCATGCTCAGTAGAACAGAGAGCATGCTTGGAGCTCCAGAGCTGGAGGCGTGTCAG AGGTTCCTCTCGGCCGTCTCTCAGCTCTGTCATGTCTCCTGCTCCAGGATTGGTCGGCTGGAACAAGAG GTGCCAAAGTTCACAGAAACGTTTCCACTGATCAACGTGAAAACAACCACTGTGTCACCATGTGATCAGTCAAAGCTCCGCCCTTTTCAAATAAACCCAACCCCCTCTGTGACGTGA
- the ccdc171 gene encoding coiled-coil domain-containing protein 171 isoform X1, protein MEAEPRGKGVGSEHKKADEGGAWVKLRMRINELEKDKLLLTSNHNQEVCALRAELAALRACAERLEAQRAELCYQLTVAAAEKHSLSERADKDQHALQQEVKERERVVQRLRRRLKEQQEELQENQRREREEERMRKEREERKSREEEELMKTLQSTLEAERTAHLQCQVRGRSLEAALQEAELCGQRLRSGSTEREEELRVERERRSLTEHALQRLQSQLLCCQSELSVAMETERKTTSDLTEQLEEERRRHAHTLTQLQQMIPDAAAKPHGKQSPDVLQRLRSILSSAHFRQEAAQQQILKLQQQNSEHDRQRHEAELRLKEEAAKLRQATAEKQRLEDERERESEQWASERARERAEWASERERERTEWVTKMERERAQWATERERYEKEKERERAEWASERTAMEAESQRVTEESTVSKESVVIVTGVTSLTSRVVSVQVHLSFLYSLYQHLLSGCVTHRHYIRRRHIDCGTRLEEAVVHEHPHCIMGNFTWEELCDVITEQVDQLTSDLSTAKEKVSRLLRVCEQRSVCVERLEHSHKCVVSQLKLSRSQCDSLTSDLSESRGEAASFLAACALLAGALRHAHRRLLRLCHMKTLLWWRLQEGVELEQEVRRLADALGGGLPEPGRAVARTRWRRSLWAVLAVTRWQLLVKNNHVVFWFDGVGGAMGVCGFRQEAEPDTGDLQLGSAHLRSTVLSSMCDLQGTLNQTGSAHIIPAGRSALSRLLDHVLDQSELSALSRRVTSQINIKAVASVLQQHFLLFSQRLHSSEVERRSLRLELSNQSRGAEKEKRSLRIVGKHLVELQWNRKQLKKKLKEAHRRSDHIIRWMKAAEMSCNLVTESLSQSQHPLRAVPLLMLSRTESMLGAPELEACQRFLSAVSQLCHVSCSRIGRLEQEVPKFTETFPLINVKTTTVSPCDQSKLRPFQINPTPSVT, encoded by the exons ATGGAGGCGGAGCCTAGAGGGAAAGGGGTGGGGTCAGAGCATAAGAAGGCGGATGAAGGCGGGGCCTGGGTGAAGCTGAGGATGAGGATCAACGAGCTGGAGAAGGACAAACTGCTGCTGACGTCCAATCACAACCAAGAG gtgtGTGCGCTGCGTGCTGAGCTGGCTGCTCTGCGTGCGTGTGCAGAGCGTCTAGAGGCCCAGAGGGCGGAACTTTGTTACCAGCTGACCGTCGCCGCCGCAGAGAAACACTCGCTCTCAG aGCGAGCGGACAAGGACCAGCATGCTTTGCAGCAGGAGGTGAAGGAGCGTGAGAGAGTGGTTCAGAGACTACGACGACGTCTCAAG gagcagcaggaggagctacaggagaaccagaggagagagagagaagaagagaggatgaggaaggagagagaggagaggaagagcagagaggaagaggag CTGATGAAGACCTTACAGTCCACTCTGGAGGCGGAGCGAACGGCTCACCTGCAGTGCCAG gtgagggggcggagcctggagGCAGCCCTGCAAGAGGCGGAGCTCTGCGGGCAGCGTCTGAGGAGCGgcagcacagagagagaggaggagctcagagtagagcggGAGAGGAGGAGCCTCACTGAACACGCCCTGCAGAG GCTGCAGTCACAACTCCTCTGTTGTCAGTCTGAGCTGAGCGTCGCCATGGAAACGGAGAGAAAGACAACCTCTGACCTCACAGAGCAgttggaggaggagaggagacgtcacgcacacacactcacacagctgCAGCAGATGATCCCAGACGCTGCTGCAAAGCCTCATGGGAAACAGAGTCCAGACGTGCTGCAGCGACTGAGGTCCATTCTAAGCTCCGCCCACTTCAGACAGGAAGCAGCCCAACAACAGATCCTGAAGCTGCAGCAGCAAAACTCAGAGCACGACCGCCAGCGACAT gaggcggagctaagGCTGAAGGAGGAGGCGGCAAAACTGAGACAGGCCACAGCGGAGAAACAAAGACTGGAGGacgagcgagagagagagagcgagcagTGGGCGAGCGAGAGAGCGAGAGAAAGAGCTGAGTGggcgagcgagagagagagagagagaacagagtGGGTGACCaaaatggagagagagagagcgcagTGGGCGACCGAGAGAGAGAGGTATGAAAaagagaaggagagagagagagcagagtGGGCGAGCGAGAGAACTGCAATGGAGGCGGAGTCACAGCGAGTCACTGAGGAGTCAACAGTGAGTAAAGAGTCGGTTGTCATAGTAACAGGTGTAACTAGTCTAACTAGTCGTGTGGTGTCTGTGCAGGTGCACCTGTCCTTCCTCTACTCTCTCTACCAGCATCTGCTCTCAGGCTGTGTcacacatagacattatatacgtagacgTCACATTGACTGTGGAACAAGGCTGGAGGAGGCAGTGGTGCACGAACAT CCCCATTGCATCATGGGTAACTTCACATGGGAGGAGCtctgtgatgtcatcactgAACAGGTGGATcagctgacctctgacctcagcACAGCCAAggaaaag GTCAGTCGCCTCCTGCGTGTGTGTGAAcagagaagtgtgtgtgttgaaCGTCTGGAGCACAGCcacaagtgtgtagtgagtCAGCtgaag ctGAGTCGTTCCCAGTGTGACTCGCTGACCTCTGACCTATCAGAGAGCAGGGGGGAGGCGGCCTCGTTCCTGGCAGCCTGCGCCCTATTGGCTGGAGCTCTAAGACACGCCCACCGCCGCCTTCTGCGTCTCTGTCACATGAAAACTCTGCTGTGGTGGCGACTGCAGGAAGGGGTGGAGCTAGAGCAGGAAGTACGGAGGCTGGCCGACGCCCTTGGAGGTGGGTTGCCAGAGCCTGGACGAGCAGTGGCGAGAACACGTTGGAGGCGGAGCCTGTGGGCGGTGCTAGCAGTTACACGCTGGCAATTATTGGTTAAAAACAACCACGTCGTGTTCTGGTTTGATGGAGTGGGCGGAGCTATGggtgtgtgtggcttcaggcaGGAGGCGGAGCCTGACACAG GTGATTTACAgcttggctccgcccaccttcGCTCCACTGTGCTGTCGTCCATGTGTGACCTGCAGGGGACCTTAAACCAGAcag GCTCCGCCCACATTATCCCAGCTGGCCGCTCTGCCTTATCTCGCCTCCTTGATCACGTCCTGGACCAATCAGAGCTCAGTGCTCTGAGCAGGCGTGTGACCTCTCAGATAAACATAAAG GCTGTGGCGTCTGTCCTGCAGCAGCACTTCCTGCTCTTCAGCCAGCGGCTGCACTCCTCTGAGGTGGAGAGGCGGAGCCTACGGCTGGAGTTATCCAATCAGAGCAGAGGAGCTGAGAAGgagaag cgCTCCCTGAGGATTGTGGGTAAACACCTGGTGGAGCTTCAGTGGAACAGGAAGCAGCTGAAGAAGAAACTGAAGGAAGCTCACAG ACGCAGTGATCACATAATCAGGTGGATGAAGGCTGCAGAGATGAGCTGTAAcctg gtCACAGAGAgcctcagccaatcacagcacccCCTGAGGGCAGTGCCCCTCCTCATGCTCAGTAGAACAGAGAGCATGCTTGGAGCTCCAGAGCTGGAGGCGTGTCAG AGGTTCCTCTCGGCCGTCTCTCAGCTCTGTCATGTCTCCTGCTCCAGGATTGGTCGGCTGGAACAAGAG GTGCCAAAGTTCACAGAAACGTTTCCACTGATCAACGTGAAAACAACCACTGTGTCACCATGTGATCAGTCAAAGCTCCGCCCTTTTCAAATAAACCCAACCCCCTCTGTGACGTGA